The sequence CACTCCTAAGGAGTAGCCCTGTCTCAAGAAATGGGTGATTTGCTGTGACTGTTTAAATGctctgcttaaaaaataatataaaaacagggacaaaacataagaggctcttaaatatagagaacaaacagagggttgctggaggggttgtgggaggggggatgggctaagtgggtaagggacttaaggaatctactcctgaaatcgttgttgcactatatgctaactaacttggatgtaaattatagaaagtaaaaaataaaaaaaaaatgctctgccTAAAATcaaacatcaataaaagaaacaaaagtatggTTTTGTGACTTTGAAAGCAGTTTTGTAGTTTCTAGTAAAATGAGTAACATCAAAAGATGTTTTGATAAAATTGCTTGAAATTAAATTGGTCTGGAAATCCTTAACAGACACCACACTATAGAAACATGTATTTTTGTTAAGGACTAATCAAAGTAAGATGAGTAACATGCAGCtgcttttgttctatttttatttatccattgatgaTAATGAATATTTTCCTGTAGGTGCTGAATTCTTGTTCTTAGAAGTAGTATGTAGTAGTAGAGAATCCTTAGGTGAAAATGTGAGTTGTTGCCCTGTGCGTATTGTTTGAAAGCACAAAGGTTACTTGGTCATTGCTGTTTCACAGAAGAGGCAATAGGAAAACCAGCAGGCCATGGCGAGTTTGCCGAGATTGGTGATGAACTGAACCACAGGCTACCAGGGCTGCTGTGAGGCCAGGGAGGCATCCCTGCAAAATGAGGTCTGGGATTGTTCCTTAGCCCCACGGCCACTTTGCACTCTGGTTGACCTTCTTATCAGACTGTCATCCTGTTAACTGCTTGGTGGCAGATGGTCTTCAGGTGACACATCCCTCTGCTGTGGGCCATATTGCTGAGTAGCACTTGTCCCTCAGAGCCAGGTAGGTCCCATCTGCCTACACAGGTGTTTGTAAACACAACTGTGATGATGCCACTGCAGAGGACGCTCCACAAAGTGTTCCCTTCAATCCCTGGCCCCAACTGACACTTTACCACCAGCTCAGATTAGAGGAGCTCGTTTGAGGACCACCACGGGCTCCAGGTAGAAAAACCACATTAGTAATGATTTTGACAGAAGCAGAGTTTGAACTCCTGATAATTACTATTCCACCAAACCAATTGAGACTCGGGActgcaattaaaaagaaacaatcttcCACGTATAATGGCTTTCACACTGCATGATACTATTAAATAACCATCATTAGCTACTAAAGTATGTACCACCCATTTTCCAGAGCCCTTTCTCTGCCAAGACATTTAAGACCAAGAATGATCAATGAAGGAGTCATCAGCATAATTGTTGATATAGGACATGCAAATTGAAATTGTTCAGAATGATTTAAGTGTATAAGAAATTATTATAGATATTACACAGAGATCAAAGCTTCTCTTGCAAGAGGCCAAGagttcatttctttgtatctacATCTTATGGGTTAGAACAAAAAGAAGATATTATCTATGGGGtaccttagaaaaataaaacaaggaggtGTTGAGCAATTTTCCAGGTACTGTGTTGGGTGCTGGGCAtataaagataagtaaaataCAGCCCCTGTTCTCAGCAAGCTTACAGATTTAGAAAGGAGGACAGATAAGTACACCAAGAAATCACAGCACAGTGTGATAAATACAGCAATCCGAGTGTGCATCTGGGACATGAGAGCACAAGGGAGTGTGGCTTGTAGAAGAATTGAGATGGCTAAGAAAATCAGTTCACCTAAGAATCTTCAACTTCCTAAATTAGGActtttcattcttcccttcttGTGGGCCATCATCTTTCTTCTCTCATATCTAGAAATGTTCGTATCTCAGAAGCATAGGAAAGATAGTAACCGAAGGAGGGAGGACTGCAGGAATTAACTCTCACAGATGAAACAAGCTTATCTTAAGCTTTTCCAGGCTTTaaatatgtgaattaaaaaagggactttttaaagtttatctacttacttattttgagagagagagagaactaaagagagggagagattggggtaggggcagagagagagggagagagagaatcccaagcaggctccaagctattagcacagagtctgatatggggtTCGATCTCCTGgatctgggatcatgatctgagccaaaatcaagagtaagtcacttaaccgactgagccacccaggtgcccaaaacccctaaaaagtttttaaacaagACATGAAGATTATGGAGTCCTGACTTCTCAAAGGCCATGTTCCTTACACATTACAACAATCCCATGCCTACATTAGTGTTCCTGTTTCATTAAGAGACATTAAATTAAGGtctgagaggaagaaagattcCTAAGTGGGCTCCTGTTcctaacataatttaaaaacagctGCAACCCCATCTCATGTTGTTTAGCCCAGAAATGCTGTCTTTtgcttgattgtttttatttatcatgGATTAGTTCACAGATATAATGTTAAGGATTAAGTGACTGAAAAGACTTGATAACACCGCATGGCTCATACCCATCTCAATCACTCTccttttattgaagtaaaattcacatgacataaaaatcataattttaaccatttttaaaatgtgcaattcagtggcttttagtacattcacaatgttgtacaatcaCCACCACGATCTAActccagaacatttccataacccaaaaaagaaaccccatacccattaagcGGCCATTCCCCATTCCTTCTCCCCTCAACCCCTGCCAGCCTCTAACCCattttgtctctatggatttgcctgttccaGACATCCCAGATAAATGGAATAATGCAATGCAtgactttttctgttttgcttcccTCACTTTGCCTAATGTTTTCAGGGCTCATGTATTGGTACTTCATTCCTTCCTATGGATGAATAATCTATTGTGAGGATATACCACACtttgtatatccattcatcagttaatggatatTCATGTTTGACTttgtggctattatgaatagtgtcACTGTGAACCTACTGTACCAGTTTTTGTTCAGTACCTATTTTCAATTTCGGGGGGTAAATTCCTAGGGGCGGGAGAGCTGGTCATACagcaattctgtgtttaactttttgaggaatcatgAAACATTCTAAAGCTGTTGCATCATATGAGAGTTCCAATGTCTCCACATGCTCGCcaacatttgtgggtttttttttcccttttcaaaaattactaaagccattctagtgggtgtaaGTGATATTTCCTTGTCCGTTTGTTTTATGGATAAACAATTCATCATAGAAACCacttcagaaacaaaaaacatgttcATGTCAGGTCttaggttttcttctttcctatatGAGACTACCACTAAATTGGGAGGAGATTTCCCTAAGGTGAGTGGCAAAGTGAACATATGAGAGTCTGAACAACAGAGCTGTGCTTTACTGGCTCCCATCATCCTCTCCCCCTGGAGCAACCATGATCAATGCCAAGGCATCTAAATGATGACTGTTGAAATGTCAGCCCCCTAAAGAATAGCCAGGTGTCTTTAGTCAGTGATTGGCAAAGAGGCATCCAAACCATTATGAGGCTTGGCTTGTAAAAAGctcttctgggggaaaaaagtcatttttttaaacttgatgaacactatttttttctccatatgttcagcatttttttaaggaaaaaaaaaacacaactaaccCTCAATTCCACATCCTGTTTTCGTAAAAGGTAAAAAGTAATTTGTTTAGATAAAGCAATAGGTTAAATAGCTTGGGCCTTGTAAAATTTGAAATTCCTTCCTAGCTCATTTCTTATTAATAATTCGGTGTTCATTGCACACCTTCCTCTGAGGGTCTGCCATAATTTATCTTTGATTGTTATAATCAACACACTACAGAAgttattcctttccttttagGAGCATTTCGTTTTGAGAACTAAAACACATATATGCAAATGATTGCCCAGATAAAGGAAGGGGGCAAAAggaattatgcttttttttttttttttcctttcagtttctgCATCCAGTTCTGCATTCTGAACTGTCTGGTACAAATAGCTTCAGTGAGGAGTTTAGTCTGTTTTAGGTCGCCTCTCTTGAGTGTAAACTGTACTGATGGGAGGGAAAACTGAGACCCGCTGCTCCGTggttgggaggaaggagaaactaACAAGAAACTGGAGACAAAGCTAAAGTTTGAAAGACCTGCTGTAGGTCAGTCTTCCTGGGAACAGGTGCGTTTCGGAGAAAGACTTGATGGGATTTTGAAAAGGGATAGGAGAGCTGGAAGGAGTGGTTCTTCCTTGGACTGCAACAAGTGAAAGGCCAAAAGGAGCCTAGGCTAGGGATGCTGGGAAGTCCGAAAGGTAGTTAAAAATCATGGTAATTGAACATTCATTCTCTTCCACAGAAACCATCCAGTTCCTAAATGAGGCAAAGGCGCTTTAGGCATGCCTACATCgatttctgtctcttaaaagttTCGGAATTAGAACGGGGTCACACGTCCAGGGCCTCAAAAAAGGCTGAAATCCTAGCTGTTCACAGAAAGACTCGAAGGTCTTCCGGCCAGTTTGTGGAGTTGGTGACAGGTCGGGTCACCTGCACAGCGGCCCCCTCGTGGGTTTAGAGGAGCTGGCATCCTTGCCCTCCCAGGCCTTTACACTCTCCTCCCCCGGGGCCCGCCAACTCTCCTGGGTACAAAGTACAGCAGGGACGCAGGCGGAGCCTTTCCAAGCGGCGCAGCCATATCTTTCCCCACTGAACACCTAGATGGATTTCCAATACCGCGCCTGGCACGTTCGGGAGGGAGCCTCAGGCTCCTTCCGAGCTCCCAGCCGCGCGTCCTCCTTTCTGCAGTCTATATTCGTCTGGGAGACGCAAGGGGCTCTGGGCACCACAAGGCTTATTAAGAGATTCGCAATGGTTTACTCAGGCCCCTAAACCGCTCCCGCCTGCGAAGAGCAGCCTGCGGTGTTGTAACGCAGAAGCTCCTAACGCAAGGTTTTTGCGCTTCCTCCTCCTAACACCGCTCAGGGTCAGTTTCAGCGACTCTAAGAGTATCTGCGTGGGCGCCTGTGCGGGGGTCCCGCCCAAAGAAAGGAGTTGGACCGCGCGAAGAACGTCATCGTGCTACCAAACCGCACAGGCACTTTGCACGGGCCATCTACGCGTCGGTCTGGAAGTAGCGCGCCCTGGGTAAGGGGGACTGAGAGCTTCCGCGGCGGGTCTTCAGGGGTAGGGCTagtgggggcaggaggtgggggtttAGGGCCCCGGACGATTGGACGGGAATGGAGTTGCGGGGTCTCTCAGGACCAGGCGGCAACTCAGGGAAACTGAGATGAACTCTGGACATCTGTGCTTGGGGTCTGCTTCATTGGAAAGGAGCCGGGGTGGGAAAGATTCTACACTTTTGgttcccacccccccctccagGAGGAGAAACTCGCCAGTCCCCGCTGAGGGATGGGTAAAGGGTATTGCAAGAGACTCCCTGGAGCAGCTGCTCGAGTTGATCTGAGCACAggactgggaaagaaaaaaaaaatgggcgaGGGGTGGTAAACCACCTACAAcgccttcctccctcttttctccatcACCCCTCCCTTTTCGTAGCTGCTGACGCGCTGGTGGTGCCTATTAATCATTCACCAGCCCAGAGCCGAGCCACTTAATGGCTGTGCGGCGCGGGGCTCCAGCCTCTCGGTCTCCCCTCTCCACGCTCGCGTGTGCCCAGGCGCCTGGGAGCGGGCTTGCGGGTGCGCGCAAGCAGCCGCTAGGCAATGCGCCCCGCCGGCGCCGGTCAGAGCCAAGCTCCCCTTAGCCGCTGCGTGCTACCCCAGGTGCCTGGCAGCAGTGAGCTGCGGGCAGGCGGGCAGGGTGCCGAGTGAGAGCGCAAGCGGCGGGAGCGCAAGGAGAGCGCTccagccccagcagccccagcagccccagcagcccccaTTAGCTGAAATGTTCCCCAATGGCactgcctcctctccttcctctcctagCCCCAGCCCGGGCAGCTGCGGCGAAGGCGGCGGCAGCAGGGGCCCCGGGGCCGGCGCTGCGGGCGGCATGGAGGAGCCGGGGCGAAATGCGTCCCAGAACGGGACCTTGAGCGAGGGCCAGGGCAGCGCCATCCTCATCTCTTTTATCTACTCCGTGGTGTGCCTGGTGGGGCTGTGTGGTAACTCCATGGTCATCTACGTGATCCTGCGCTACGCCAAAATGAAGACGGCCACCAACATCTACATCCTGAACCTGGCCATCGCCGATGAGCTGCTCATGCTCAGTGTGCCATTTCTGGTCACCTCCACGTTGCTTCGCCACTGGCCCTTCGGCGCGCTGCTCTGCCGCCTCGTGCTCAGCGTGGACGCAGTCAACATGTTCACCAGCATCTACTGTCTGACTGTCCTTAGCGTGGACCGGTACGTGGCCGTGGTGCACCCCATCAAGGCAGCACGCTACCGCCGGCCCACCGTGGCCAAGGTGGTGAATCTGGGCGTGTGGGTGCTATCGCTGCTTGTCATTCTGCCCATCGTGGTCTTTTCGCGCACGGCGGCCAACAGTGATGGCACGGTGGCCTGCAACATGCTCATGCCTGAGCCCGCTCAGCGCTGGCTAGTGGGCTTCGTGTTGTACACGTTTCTCATGGGCTTCTTGCTGCCCGTCGGGGCCATCTGCCTGTGCTATGTGCTCATCATCGCCAAAATGCGCATGGTGGCCCTCAAGGCCGGCTGGCAGCAGCGCAAGCGCTCGGAGCGCAAGATCAccctgatggtgatgatggtggtgatggtgtttGTCATCTGCTGGATGCCTTTCTATGTAGTGCAGTTGGTCAACGTGTTTGCAGAGCAGGACGACGCCACGGTTAGCCAGCTGTCGGTCATCCTCGGCTACGCCAACAGCTGCGCCAATCCCATCCTCTATGGCTTCCTTTCGGACAACTTCAAGCGCTCTTTCCAGCGCATCCTGTGCCTCAGCTGGATGGACAACGCCGCCGAGGAGCCTGTCGACTACTACGCCACGGCCCTCAAGAGTCGCGCTTACAGCGTGGAGGACTTCCAGCCGGAGAACCTGGAGTCTGGAGGCGGTGTGTTCCGTAATGGCACCTGTACGTCTCGGATCACGACTCTCTGAGCCTTGGCCACGCAAGGGCCCTGCGCCacgggaggaggaagatgaggaggagaaagggaggcagggTGCGAGAGGTGAAAGTATCCCCGGCGTCTGGGTGCGGTGGGGCAAAGTGGGGCTAAGACACTGTGTGCGTGTGGGGTGGAGAGACCTGGGAGAGTCGTGCGACAAAGTTGGAACTGGGCACTTTGCTTATAAATTGGGAAGGCTTGAGGGCCCCTTTCTCCTCTGTCTGCTACTTTCGCTCCTTCCTACACTGCGCTTGCACTTCTGCGCCCCTCTATGCTCCCCACTCTGTAACTTGGATCTTTCCTTCCGCCCCGTCCTGCAGGTGCAGATCATGAACTCATAAACGTCGCCAACTCTGCCTGACCCTCAGCCCGGCCAGCCGTTATTTTTGTTTGAGCTGAGCCACAGTTACCGCCACGGGTTTCCCACGGGATGAGTCCCCAGCTCGCCCTCAGCCCCGCCCTGCCGCGCCCCTCCGCTAGCCAGAGACTGCCTGGCGCCCCTAGCGGAGTCTAGAGAATCACCGCTCTGCGTTTGCGCATCCCCGTTTGACGGGAAGTAGGACTGGAGAATGAACTAGGCAGtaggtctttttcttctttcaggtgGGGTTGTGCCCTTGCCCGAACCCCCTCGCCACTCCCTCTCCACCCAGGGCGGAGCCAGGTGCTTAGTAAAATCGGTCCCGCGCTTCGAACCCCGGGCATTTTGTAGTCCCCATCTAAACCCCACTTGGAGCAAAAAGGAACTGAGGACCAGGAGTTTTTTAGAAGATTCCAGGGTTTGGCGGATTGTAACGGAAGGGATTGTAACGGAAACCACCCTGTTTTCCGGCTCACAACCGGCGCTTTTGATTTCAAAGACCAAGTGCTGGGCACTCCCAGGACACTGCTGGTCTGCCTTAGGCCGGGCGAGTCAGGGCGCACTTTCTGCGGGGCCGCCAGGGAGTCGAGGCTGCTGCCGCTACACTAGGATTTCTCCCTCACCTAAGCTTCTGGAGGTGCAGATGTAAGAGCAACAACAGACTCGGTTCCTGCCCCGGTTTATGTCGAAGACCAGGCACCGGGGCCAGGACCTCCGTGGCGCCTTCTGAGCCTTGGCCAATCCCGACCGCGTTGCTGCCGCCCGCAGGCTAAAGAGTGCGGCCTGCCTGGCCCCTGAAGGTTGCTGCCTTTCAAGTGGTGCCTAATAAGTTATTTTCTTGATTaacatgtttgtttctttatttatttgtggtaTTTGAAAATGTgtctctgctttgcttttctctactTGCCTAACCCAGGGCCTTTTCTTCAGgacactgggggtggggatggaggtgacagtgggggggggggggcgggggaagct comes from Panthera tigris isolate Pti1 chromosome B3, P.tigris_Pti1_mat1.1, whole genome shotgun sequence and encodes:
- the SSTR1 gene encoding somatostatin receptor type 1; its protein translation is MFPNGTASSPSSPSPSPGSCGEGGGSRGPGAGAAGGMEEPGRNASQNGTLSEGQGSAILISFIYSVVCLVGLCGNSMVIYVILRYAKMKTATNIYILNLAIADELLMLSVPFLVTSTLLRHWPFGALLCRLVLSVDAVNMFTSIYCLTVLSVDRYVAVVHPIKAARYRRPTVAKVVNLGVWVLSLLVILPIVVFSRTAANSDGTVACNMLMPEPAQRWLVGFVLYTFLMGFLLPVGAICLCYVLIIAKMRMVALKAGWQQRKRSERKITLMVMMVVMVFVICWMPFYVVQLVNVFAEQDDATVSQLSVILGYANSCANPILYGFLSDNFKRSFQRILCLSWMDNAAEEPVDYYATALKSRAYSVEDFQPENLESGGGVFRNGTCTSRITTL